The Gouania willdenowi chromosome 3, fGouWil2.1, whole genome shotgun sequence genome includes a region encoding these proteins:
- the kifbp gene encoding KIF-binding protein, translated as MASLHSGEWRDICDKFTTAQQLNESQTDPETDPFRSKYNARELLREIYRSLKSFEAADGEEDSGGESGEQRPTEEPLDGQKEDSSGPSISGDSADGLRAAKLGAVEYYLGVNHIDTEELSAGQEHLMNCLKQLERCSVSSQNVSLCIHVRNQLGILWAGRDETEMAQGYLETAESIYQCYMKEDGTPPTDMTEYFTTEENMLTHQERTKRFGLAFTHTMYYLAQVYKSLGQTERAATYCHTTLQRQLQLNQFNPMEWALNAASLSQYYITRGHYMEGRHCLAAATVVSDLAGEVPSEAAAQESEAESERREQLRQKRAEIGRCWIKYCLNLLQDAKKQLEDNIGELDTDRQDELKRARRREEEEEEKGRKSALLFGSDDTFDSIASAEEKVLCFCPLDYTEARSVYLVGQNYVIQAKEYFQMDGYVTDHIEILQDHSALFRALTFFEEDLERRCKIHKRRIDLLEPICNELNSKYYLLIRRQLMFELAETYNEMMDLKLTLANRQADTQSLDSHTIKKSNSLCTASAKYFQMFLDSLCSPDGKFPEHLEEEVLRPALVARFRVARLHSRLISSSPQVQLVNLNKSLENYKYVVQYCEAHPEATSAVETELELSTEMAGLLPLKINRLKARMASNN; from the exons ATGGCGTCCCTTCACAGCGGGGAGTGGAGAGATATCTGCGACAAATTCACCACCGCCCAGCAACTGAATGAGTCACAGACAGACCCGGAGACCGACCCGTTCCGCTCCAAGTATAACGCCCGGGAGCTGCTCCGAGAGATTTACCGCTCACTGAAGAGCTTCGAAGCCGCTGATGGAGAGGAGGACAGCGGCGGAGAGAGTGGCGAGCAGCGGCCGACAGAGGAGCCGCTGGACGGCCAGAAGGAGGACAGCTCCGGTCCGAGCATTAGCGGGGACTCGGCGGACGGCCTGCGGGCCGCTAAACTTGGGGCTGTGGAGTATTACCTCGGCGTTAACCACATCGACACGGAGGAGCTATCAGCCGGGCAGGAGCACCTGATGAACTGCCTGAAGCAGCTGGAAAGATGCAGTGTGTCGTCGCAGAATGTGTCTCTGTGCATCCATGTCCGG AACCAGCTTGGCATCCTTTGGGCGGGTCGGGATGAGACGGAGATGGCCCAGGGCTATTTGGAGACAGCTGAGTCTATCTACCAATGTTACATGAAGGAG gACGGGACTCCTCCCACTGATATGACGGAGTACTTTACCACTGAGGAGAATATGCTGACACACCAGGAACGAACCAAGAG GTTTGGGTTGGCCTTTACTCACACCATGTACTACCTTGCTCAAGTTTACAAAAGCCTTG GTCAAACTGAGCGTGCTGCCACCTACTGCCATACTACTCTGCAGAGACAGCTACAGTTAAATCAGTTCAATCCAATGGAGTGGGCTTTAAATGCTGCTAGCCTGTCACAGTATTACATCACCAGG GGTCACTACATGGAAGGAAGGCATTGCCTCGCAGCAGCTACTGTTGTCTCAGATTTAGCCGGAGAGGTTCCCTCTGAGGCTGCTGCACAGGAGA GTGAGGCGGAGAGTGAACGTCGGGAGCAACTTCGACAGAAAAGAGCAGAGATTGGGAGATGTTGGATCAAATACTGTCTCAACCTCTTACAGGATGCAAAGAAGCAGCTGGAG gaCAATATTGGAGAGTTGGATACTGATCGTCAAGATGAGCTGAAGAGGGCAAGAAGAcgtgaagaggaggaagaggaaaagggcAGAAAGAGTGCTCTGCTCTTTGGGTCTGATGACACATTCGATTCCATTGCAAGTGCAGAAGAAAAG GTGCTGTGTTTCTGTCCTCTGGATTACACTGAGGCCAGGTCTGTATACCTGGTAGGACAGAATTATGTCATTCAG GCAAAGGAGTATTTTCAGATGGACGGATATGTGACAGACCATATTGAGATATTGCAGGATCACAGCGCTCTTTTCCGAGCACTGACTTTCTTCGAAGAAGATTTGGAGCGACGCTGCAAAATCCACAAACGCAGAATCGATTTACTGGAACCAATTTGCAACG AATTGAATTCCAAGTATTACCTTTTGATCCGCAGACAGCTCATGTTTGAGTTAGCTGAGACGTACAATGAGATGATGGACCTCAAATTGACATTGGCCAACAGACAGGCAGATACACAGTCACTGGATAGCCACACCATAAAGAAATCTAACAGTCTTTGTACTGCATCTGCTAA ATATTTCCAGATGTTTCTAGATTCTTTATGTTCTCCCGATGGCAAGTTTCCAGAACATTTGGAGGAAGAGGTTCTCCGTCCAGCTCTGGTGGCTCGCTTCAGGGTGGCACGGTTACACAGTCGCCTGATCAGCTCGTCACCCCAAGTTCAGCTGGTTAACCTCAACAAGTCTCTGGAAAACTACAA GTATGTGGTGCAGTACTGTGAGGCCCATCCTGAGGCAACCTCTGCTGTGGAGACGGAGCTGGAGCTGAGCACGGAGATGGCTGGCCTCCTACCCCTAAAGATCAATCGCCTTAAAGCAAGGATGGCCTCAAACAACTGA